In Candidatus Chlorohelix allophototropha, one DNA window encodes the following:
- a CDS encoding magnesium transporter MgtE N-terminal domain-containing protein, whose protein sequence is MPLVLLSHLLDTPVLDKSGKEIASLKDLSVCLNPAGKNNQLKEPHPHLTGLVAEKDDEEWWIPLRQVQSFGEKEIKLSVSVKEIVKFERFPGEALLNEDILDKPLVDLQGRRVVHANDLVLSIVGNQPVIWLIAVDVSLQARLLRLIPFLSKKGGLLALDDEMLDWSDVEYLTSSAPEARLDIEHEHLEGLSVAYLVPLLEELPPELGAEIVEDLSPKVAASVLENIRPDCAVDILQLLKEEDRLEIFTNMSPAVANRLSEVPDRLL, encoded by the coding sequence ATGCCATTAGTATTGTTAAGCCATCTTCTTGATACTCCAGTCCTAGATAAGTCGGGGAAAGAAATAGCTTCTCTGAAAGACCTTTCGGTTTGTTTAAACCCGGCGGGAAAGAATAACCAACTAAAGGAACCCCATCCTCACCTAACGGGGTTGGTAGCCGAGAAGGATGATGAGGAATGGTGGATTCCCCTTCGGCAAGTCCAATCATTTGGTGAAAAAGAAATAAAATTATCTGTCTCGGTCAAAGAGATTGTTAAGTTTGAGCGTTTCCCAGGCGAAGCTTTGCTAAATGAAGATATACTCGATAAACCTTTGGTAGATTTGCAAGGGCGAAGAGTTGTACATGCTAATGACCTAGTGCTTAGCATAGTTGGCAACCAACCAGTTATCTGGCTAATTGCAGTAGATGTGTCCCTGCAGGCTCGGCTACTACGCCTTATACCCTTTCTTTCGAAAAAAGGCGGGTTGTTGGCGTTGGATGATGAAATGCTGGATTGGTCTGATGTGGAATATCTGACCAGTAGCGCACCCGAAGCGCGCCTTGACATCGAGCACGAACACCTAGAAGGGTTGAGCGTGGCTTATCTGGTGCCTCTATTAGAGGAATTACCCCCAGAGCTTGGCGCCGAAATCGTGGAGGATTTAAGCCCGAAGGTTGCGGCATCAGTGCTGGAAAACATAAGACCCGATTGCGCTGTAGATATTCTGCAGCTACTAAAAGAAGAAGACCGTTTGGAAATTTTCACTAATATGAGTCCGGCGGTAGCGAATCGTCTATCTGAAGTTCCTGACCGATTGTTGTAA
- a CDS encoding FlgD immunoglobulin-like domain containing protein, giving the protein MFRSSVIRYLILTGICGLTLLALAACAGGDSTPLSDISLDSPVLAVDGLGAPKTVNLSYRINEPSQVSLTLEGSGNTRYLIRQNEARPPGNYTTILNGLVDLDENGLPQHRLLPNGNYRYILAVTSGNQSNSAQGQLSLSGNSNEGAPEISNLSAYPSVISPNFDALDDVTTLNWRTSRPATVTVSISGQNSFNKVLKTIKNQPAQEDQLVFDGRDLKGDPLPDGIYTYTITAADAYGQVTRRSSTLEVQGGGKPSVTVTSVDIGPEEIISGNEVTLHIKVKNTGKVPVRSQGPYSGFSYSSREVYSSIENGNYDEKAGFWRIGVDFEANNSAGAIRYPWRWGFGKEFLMPGEEAEVTGKIRIDRNEQRIVLYVGLIQEKIALRADRLKVVQVKISY; this is encoded by the coding sequence TTGTTCCGCTCTTCTGTGATACGTTATCTTATTTTAACGGGTATATGTGGTTTAACCTTACTGGCACTTGCCGCCTGTGCCGGTGGTGATTCCACCCCTCTCAGCGATATATCGCTGGATAGCCCCGTGCTGGCGGTGGATGGGCTTGGCGCACCTAAAACGGTGAATCTAAGCTACCGAATTAATGAACCATCGCAAGTTAGTCTTACCTTAGAAGGTTCTGGCAACACCCGCTACCTTATACGTCAGAATGAGGCGCGTCCTCCCGGTAACTACACCACTATCCTGAACGGGCTGGTTGATTTGGATGAGAACGGGTTGCCACAACATCGTCTTTTACCCAACGGCAATTACCGTTATATACTGGCGGTTACTTCTGGAAATCAAAGCAATTCTGCGCAAGGGCAATTGAGTTTGAGCGGCAACTCCAACGAGGGCGCACCTGAAATCAGCAACCTCTCCGCCTACCCGTCCGTTATCAGTCCCAATTTTGATGCGCTGGACGATGTAACGACTTTGAACTGGCGCACTTCACGCCCTGCTACCGTGACGGTTTCGATTTCAGGGCAAAATAGCTTTAACAAAGTGCTGAAAACAATTAAAAACCAGCCTGCGCAAGAAGACCAACTGGTTTTCGATGGGCGCGACCTCAAAGGTGACCCGCTGCCTGATGGCATTTATACTTACACAATTACCGCGGCGGATGCTTACGGGCAGGTGACGCGACGTAGCAGCACCCTTGAGGTGCAGGGCGGCGGCAAGCCCAGCGTAACCGTAACTTCGGTTGATATAGGTCCTGAAGAGATTATCAGCGGAAACGAAGTGACCTTGCACATCAAAGTCAAGAATACTGGCAAAGTTCCGGTGCGCTCACAAGGTCCTTATAGCGGTTTCAGCTACAGTTCTCGCGAAGTGTATAGTAGCATCGAGAACGGCAATTATGATGAGAAAGCCGGATTCTGGCGCATCGGCGTGGATTTCGAAGCGAACAACAGCGCGGGAGCAATACGCTATCCTTGGCGTTGGGGTTTTGGCAAAGAGTTCCTGATGCCCGGTGAGGAAGCCGAGGTTACAGGCAAAATCCGAATAGACCGTAATGAGCAACGCATCGTGTTGTATGTGGGCTTGATTCAGGAAAAAATAGCTCTACGCGCCGACCGTTTGAAGGTAGTACAGGTTAAAATTAGCTACTAA
- a CDS encoding efflux RND transporter periplasmic adaptor subunit, with protein MDEEKGIVPETKASKVETTKGGKKVASNADIKRPGELATSGADSGEPAGKRISRLGKPVSKRKRRKVWPWLVALVVLAGAGAASYFIWFNNSQNSNAIPAQTSTVSASSVVGLSVASTGQVQAKADLALTFGAGGTVTQVLAKQGDAVKKGDVIAKIDDKDLQTAVTTAQASLSSAKANYDKLKAGSTDIDLQKAQEQLKQAQISAQKTRSGNALPTDIQSAKSQVESAKARLALDKQGGSDYDKAAAQASVSSAQANLSSAQAKLDALLAGPDAATISAAQVKYQQALSNLDKTKSNLYTSVVNAQVSRDQALNALKNAQDNYSSIYNINHNADGTLKSGVKDADITKETTAQRALQDAQGAYNRADIALNDAKVSYDTGIRNAQSTADDAKVQLDKVMAGPLASDISTARAAVDQATASLNNAQASLVKLTPTDSTIASDQASVDSAIANLAKLTSGGTASDIEIADSNVKLQELTLQNLKNGTTPSDLAVAQAQVDSAQANVDKAKTQLANALIVAPFDGIISSLPLVVGQVVGASTTAAQIVDISELHADVNVGESDIAKIKLGMGVTLNFDSIANRSFTGKVTFISPKAVVQSNVVSYLVTVTMDAQGKNSLQDAFPDQYQKYLAAIQQNLRQGRPGTTGTPVAGATTGAAGATTEAAQSPGATTAGGQGRQGGQGTGAAGGQGAAGGQIPGAAGGQVPAQFQAQTAQLRNQLGFCGFTPSFGGGNQQQQVQPKIGMTSNVIFCLDAKAGVLSVPTRAIKTGTGTDGRPYRYVQVQDANGATVNKTITLGLQGDSATEVTSGDLKEGDKVVLTVTVTTRTTTNNGANPFGGGAIPGGGGRIGG; from the coding sequence ATGGATGAGGAAAAGGGTATTGTACCCGAAACAAAAGCTTCAAAAGTAGAAACGACTAAAGGTGGCAAGAAAGTTGCCTCCAACGCTGACATTAAACGCCCCGGCGAACTTGCAACATCCGGTGCGGATAGTGGTGAGCCTGCCGGAAAGAGAATTTCGCGGTTGGGTAAGCCTGTTTCCAAACGCAAACGACGCAAAGTATGGCCCTGGCTCGTGGCACTAGTCGTACTAGCTGGAGCAGGCGCAGCCTCCTATTTCATCTGGTTTAATAACTCCCAAAATTCCAATGCTATTCCCGCTCAAACTTCCACTGTAAGCGCAAGCTCAGTAGTAGGGCTTTCGGTAGCTTCCACCGGACAGGTGCAAGCTAAAGCAGACCTTGCGTTAACCTTTGGCGCTGGTGGAACCGTTACGCAAGTGCTTGCAAAGCAAGGGGATGCCGTCAAAAAAGGGGATGTAATTGCCAAAATTGATGATAAAGATTTGCAAACAGCGGTTACAACCGCGCAGGCAAGCCTGAGTTCAGCCAAAGCAAATTATGATAAACTTAAAGCTGGTTCTACCGATATTGATTTGCAGAAAGCACAAGAGCAATTAAAACAGGCTCAGATTTCGGCGCAAAAAACCCGCAGCGGCAACGCTCTGCCTACTGATATTCAAAGCGCAAAATCCCAAGTTGAATCGGCTAAAGCACGCTTAGCGCTAGACAAACAGGGCGGAAGCGACTATGACAAAGCGGCGGCTCAAGCATCGGTTAGCTCAGCACAAGCAAACTTGAGTTCGGCGCAGGCAAAATTGGATGCCTTACTGGCAGGACCCGATGCTGCTACAATCTCGGCAGCACAAGTAAAATACCAGCAAGCACTATCAAACCTCGATAAAACTAAAAGTAACCTCTACACCTCGGTAGTGAATGCTCAGGTTTCCCGCGACCAAGCTTTGAATGCTTTGAAAAACGCGCAGGATAACTATAGCTCTATCTATAATATTAACCACAATGCTGATGGTACACTCAAATCGGGTGTAAAAGATGCTGACATCACTAAAGAAACCACTGCCCAACGCGCTTTGCAAGATGCACAGGGTGCATATAATCGTGCTGATATAGCACTGAATGATGCAAAAGTAAGCTATGATACCGGCATTCGTAACGCGCAGTCTACTGCCGACGACGCGAAGGTGCAATTGGACAAGGTAATGGCAGGTCCACTCGCTTCTGACATTTCCACCGCCCGCGCTGCGGTTGATCAGGCTACTGCCTCGCTAAACAACGCTCAGGCAAGTCTAGTCAAGCTAACCCCTACCGATTCTACAATTGCTTCGGATCAGGCTTCAGTCGATTCAGCGATTGCCAACCTTGCCAAGCTAACATCAGGCGGTACTGCCAGCGATATAGAAATCGCCGATTCTAACGTTAAACTTCAGGAACTGACTTTGCAAAACCTGAAAAACGGCACTACCCCTAGCGATCTGGCAGTGGCACAAGCACAAGTAGATTCGGCACAAGCCAATGTGGATAAAGCGAAAACGCAACTCGCGAATGCTTTAATTGTTGCGCCGTTCGATGGCATCATCTCTTCGTTGCCGCTGGTGGTCGGTCAGGTAGTGGGTGCAAGCACTACTGCCGCGCAAATTGTTGACATTTCGGAACTGCACGCTGATGTCAACGTAGGTGAGTCGGACATTGCCAAAATCAAATTGGGTATGGGTGTTACCCTCAACTTCGACTCAATCGCAAATCGTAGCTTTACCGGGAAAGTCACCTTTATATCGCCTAAAGCTGTGGTTCAAAGCAATGTTGTCTCCTACCTCGTCACCGTAACGATGGATGCACAGGGCAAGAACAGCCTTCAGGACGCTTTCCCTGACCAGTATCAGAAGTATCTCGCCGCAATCCAACAGAATCTACGGCAAGGTCGCCCCGGAACGACAGGTACTCCTGTGGCAGGTGCTACAACAGGGGCGGCAGGTGCTACTACTGAAGCGGCGCAATCTCCCGGCGCAACTACTGCCGGTGGTCAAGGACGGCAAGGTGGGCAGGGTACTGGCGCTGCTGGCGGACAAGGTGCGGCGGGTGGACAAATACCCGGTGCTGCTGGCGGACAAGTACCCGCGCAGTTCCAAGCGCAAACTGCTCAGCTACGCAATCAGTTAGGCTTCTGCGGCTTCACCCCCTCCTTTGGTGGCGGCAACCAACAGCAGCAAGTACAGCCCAAAATTGGTATGACTTCTAACGTTATCTTCTGTTTGGATGCTAAAGCCGGAGTGCTCTCTGTACCTACCCGCGCCATCAAAACTGGCACAGGAACCGATGGTAGACCATATCGTTATGTGCAGGTACAGGATGCTAACGGCGCGACCGTAAACAAAACCATAACTCTCGGCTTGCAGGGCGATAGCGCCACCGAAGTAACCAGTGGTGACCTGAAAGAGGGTGACAAGGTAGTGTTAACCGTGACAGTTACTACCAGAACCACCACCAACAATGGGGCTAACCCATTCGGAGGTGGCGCTATTCCCGGCGGCGGTGGAAGGATTGGTGGTTAA
- a CDS encoding ABC transporter ATP-binding protein, translating into MISIHNITKTYWMGDVEVNALRGVTFNIQDGELIAIMGPSGSGKSTLMNILGALDQPTSGSYEIDEEEVADMNENQLAELRNRKIGFVFQSFNLLPKLSALANVELPMLYTGAFNNAERRERAEAALEAVGLGTRMHHKPKELSGGQQQRVAIARALVNDPSIILADEPTGNLDSKSSVEIMSIFQQLNYDEGMTIVFVTHEPDVAAFTRRIVRIRDGVIESDIPVVNQKLAYQPAAALLK; encoded by the coding sequence ATGATCAGCATTCATAACATCACTAAAACCTACTGGATGGGAGATGTGGAGGTCAACGCCCTACGGGGCGTTACCTTCAACATACAAGACGGTGAGTTAATCGCAATTATGGGACCCAGTGGTAGCGGTAAATCTACGCTGATGAACATTCTGGGTGCGCTTGACCAACCTACCAGCGGCAGCTACGAAATTGACGAAGAAGAAGTTGCCGATATGAATGAAAACCAACTTGCTGAATTGCGAAACCGGAAAATCGGCTTCGTATTTCAGAGTTTTAACTTGCTGCCAAAGCTCTCCGCGCTTGCTAACGTGGAACTACCTATGCTTTATACCGGCGCTTTTAACAATGCCGAAAGACGCGAAAGGGCAGAAGCAGCATTGGAAGCAGTTGGCTTGGGCACAAGAATGCACCATAAGCCTAAAGAGCTATCCGGTGGTCAGCAACAGCGCGTGGCTATTGCGCGGGCGTTGGTAAATGACCCTTCAATTATTCTAGCGGACGAACCAACCGGAAACCTTGATAGCAAAAGCAGCGTGGAAATTATGAGCATTTTTCAGCAGCTAAACTATGACGAAGGTATGACGATTGTGTTCGTGACGCACGAACCGGATGTGGCAGCATTCACCCGCCGAATTGTGCGTATTCGCGATGGCGTAATCGAGAGTGATATACCGGTAGTGAATCAGAAATTGGCTTATCAGCCTGCTGCGGCTTTATTAAAATAA
- a CDS encoding ABC transporter permease, protein MNIIESIRMSLYNLVSNKMRSMLTMLGIIIGVGSVIALQSIGEGTIQNALAQVQRAGTNLITISPSNQSFLGIATGAANQTLSYEDYLNLAADPSLTAAAGVDPELNNGGQIVFGSLNANGRIIGTTQSYPTVHDQTLSSGDWFTDADVSSNSTVVVLGSSIADTLFQGDDPIGKQIRINRTSFTVVGVMTARGGTGFGSVDSQVYMPITTAQTKLFGARNQGATTTGKRVDSIVLKASSANNVEKLIGEATLAMRDLHKIQGTQDDFTITNQQDQLQAARDQQNTLNTFLIVIASISLFVGGIGIMNIMLVTVTERTREIGIRKAIGAKPFDILLQFIIESITLCFVGGLIGVVLGVIASEIVNATFIHTAVNVSVMFMAVGFAIAVGLFFGIYPARRAAKLHPIDALRYD, encoded by the coding sequence ATGAATATAATTGAATCAATAAGAATGTCCTTATACAACTTGGTCAGTAATAAAATGCGTTCTATGCTGACCATGTTGGGCATTATCATCGGGGTGGGGTCGGTAATTGCCTTGCAAAGTATCGGTGAGGGAACTATCCAGAATGCACTGGCGCAAGTACAACGCGCCGGTACAAACCTTATCACGATTAGCCCATCCAACCAATCTTTTCTAGGTATTGCTACCGGAGCTGCTAACCAAACTCTATCCTACGAAGATTATCTCAACCTCGCTGCTGACCCCAGTCTGACAGCAGCAGCCGGAGTTGACCCGGAGCTTAATAACGGTGGGCAAATCGTATTCGGTTCGCTAAACGCTAATGGACGCATTATCGGCACTACCCAAAGCTACCCTACGGTACACGACCAGACCCTTTCCAGTGGGGATTGGTTTACCGATGCCGATGTAAGCAGTAACAGCACGGTAGTGGTACTTGGTTCCAGCATTGCCGATACCCTCTTCCAGGGCGATGATCCGATTGGCAAGCAAATTCGTATCAACCGCACCAGTTTTACTGTTGTGGGGGTTATGACTGCGCGAGGTGGTACGGGCTTTGGCTCGGTCGATAGCCAAGTTTATATGCCGATAACTACCGCACAAACCAAGTTATTCGGCGCACGCAACCAAGGAGCAACTACCACCGGCAAGCGTGTGGACAGCATCGTGTTGAAAGCCAGTAGCGCTAATAATGTGGAGAAACTCATCGGGGAAGCCACACTGGCTATGCGAGACCTACACAAGATTCAGGGCACTCAGGATGATTTCACTATCACCAACCAGCAAGATCAACTACAAGCAGCGCGCGACCAGCAAAACACCCTTAACACCTTCCTAATAGTAATCGCTTCGATTTCGCTATTCGTCGGTGGTATTGGCATCATGAATATTATGCTGGTAACCGTAACCGAGCGCACTCGTGAAATCGGTATTCGCAAAGCCATCGGCGCGAAACCCTTTGATATTCTGCTGCAGTTTATCATTGAAAGCATAACGTTGTGCTTTGTCGGGGGGCTTATCGGGGTAGTGCTAGGAGTAATTGCCTCAGAAATTGTGAATGCCACCTTTATCCACACGGCGGTAAACGTCTCGGTGATGTTTATGGCAGTTGGATTTGCAATTGCAGTGGGTTTATTCTTTGGAATTTACCCGGCTAGACGCGCCGCAAAACTCCACCCCATAGATGCGCTGCGTTACGATTGA
- a CDS encoding ABC transporter ATP-binding protein, producing MHFLKTLLPYLARYKGSLILGLFVLLATAGISLTQPYLMRLAIDSLQQGKFEPILSFIMIGLGLLQLVLGFLQRWSINRNGHQIEADIRSDLFTKTQKLDRSFFDETSIGDLIVNSTSDISVQRNLIVQATISGFNTLFLGSIALTLMFLQNWRLALVGLVFLPFMVIAFAYVTKRMDKHYRAAQDQLGEVSNRAQEVFAGVRVVKAYNREGAESARYTQESQTYLEETMRYARWNNLLIPIISLTIGLTTALVLWVGGHEIEAGRLTIGQFVQFNAYLLLLVPPLTNFGQVLGLAQAASSSMARLQTIFLRQPKISDPPKPETLAEPRNKRGEIEFRNVGFRYQDRWVLRDVSFKVESGKTVAVVGPTGSGKSSLSALVGRVYDPHEGSVLLEGVDVSHLPLETLRREIAYVPQETLLFSLSLRENIAFGKGDAEHNEVLSAARLSRLSQDLPQIPGGFDALVGERGVTLSGGQKQRASIARALLPNSSVIILDDALSSVDARTQNRIAANLKTLTAQGRTTLLITQRLTLVKDSDWIVVLDDGRVVEQGKHAELIENDGLYARMYRREMTLGANNFLDDDALAATLHGTDTADETPAPALPGKTAADRDRKLREDSKGGKLLKKNVKSEGDEILSVDYTGGRLSRLLQYAFKYKTLLLLATPVIIVGSLLEVVGPLLSKTAIDQYIVPGKLQGYEIILLLFILATVAGFVTRYLRAYLMQKVGQFVVRDLRVQLFKKLLSHSLGFFDRYPAGSLIGRLTSDMDAINDLLGLGAVAIVADVVALLAILITMFLLDWRLALVSLAVMPILFFVSFFFRGVMRRAWRDSRRKYSILVGYLAENYAGMLTVQLFNRQPLNYARFSELNDDYYQSNRYIVYANGIFLPLVAFLSNFASALLILVGGWLFTSGSTVTFGLLVAFLQYTERAFQPIRDLAERYTSFQAASTSSERIFGLMDMPKEVNDPVNPRPLVEDQRTLAQGLELRFEHVLFGYNPEFPVIKDMSFTIKPGEKIAIVGATGAGKTSIVSLLGRNYDIQQGSITIGGVDIREVTQEDLRQYLALVLQDPVLFKGTIAENIRLGNPHLTDAEMRHIAHQVGADAFIDSLPGGYDYALQERGANISAGQRQLLSFARAIAYNPNAILILDEATSSVDTESEAIIQDALRKLLEKRTALIIAHRLSTIRDVDRVIVVERGQIAEMGTQEELIEKRGIYFQLYRNQVELVGQ from the coding sequence ATGCATTTTCTGAAAACTTTGCTGCCCTACCTCGCCCGGTATAAGGGCAGCCTTATTTTGGGTCTTTTTGTACTCCTGGCGACTGCCGGTATCAGCCTTACCCAACCCTACTTAATGCGGTTAGCCATAGACAGCTTACAACAGGGCAAGTTTGAACCCATTCTTAGCTTTATAATGATCGGTTTGGGCTTACTGCAACTGGTACTGGGCTTTTTGCAACGCTGGTCGATCAATCGTAACGGGCATCAGATCGAGGCTGACATCCGCAGCGACCTGTTTACCAAAACTCAAAAGCTTGATCGCTCTTTTTTCGATGAAACCAGTATTGGCGACCTGATAGTAAATAGCACCTCTGATATAAGCGTCCAGCGCAACCTGATTGTACAGGCTACCATAAGTGGCTTTAACACTCTTTTTCTTGGCTCAATTGCCCTCACGCTGATGTTCCTGCAAAATTGGCGACTGGCGTTGGTCGGTCTGGTTTTCCTGCCGTTTATGGTAATTGCTTTCGCATATGTCACCAAGCGTATGGACAAGCACTACCGCGCCGCACAGGATCAACTGGGCGAGGTCAGTAACCGGGCGCAAGAGGTATTCGCGGGTGTCAGGGTGGTAAAGGCTTACAATCGTGAGGGCGCAGAGTCGGCACGATACACCCAAGAAAGCCAAACCTATCTGGAAGAAACCATGCGCTATGCACGCTGGAACAACCTACTGATACCGATTATCTCGCTTACCATCGGCTTGACTACTGCGTTGGTTTTATGGGTCGGTGGTCATGAAATTGAGGCAGGTCGCCTAACTATCGGGCAATTCGTACAATTCAATGCTTATCTCTTGTTGCTGGTTCCGCCGCTCACCAACTTTGGTCAGGTGCTTGGGTTAGCGCAAGCCGCTTCTAGCAGTATGGCGCGTTTGCAAACTATTTTTCTGCGTCAGCCTAAAATCTCCGACCCTCCCAAGCCGGAGACACTTGCCGAACCTAGAAATAAGCGGGGCGAGATAGAGTTTCGGAATGTCGGTTTTCGCTATCAAGATCGCTGGGTTTTGCGCGACGTAAGTTTTAAGGTAGAGTCGGGAAAAACCGTAGCGGTAGTTGGTCCAACTGGCTCAGGCAAGAGTTCGCTTTCAGCGCTGGTAGGGCGCGTATATGATCCCCATGAGGGCAGTGTGCTACTGGAAGGGGTGGATGTGTCCCATTTGCCGCTAGAGACCTTACGGCGCGAAATAGCGTATGTGCCACAGGAGACCCTGCTCTTTTCTCTTTCCTTGCGTGAAAATATTGCCTTTGGTAAGGGCGATGCCGAGCATAACGAAGTTCTGTCGGCGGCGCGTTTGTCGCGACTCTCTCAGGATTTGCCCCAAATACCGGGCGGCTTCGATGCGCTGGTGGGCGAACGTGGCGTGACACTTAGCGGTGGACAGAAACAACGCGCTTCTATTGCGCGTGCCCTTCTGCCCAACTCCTCCGTAATTATTCTGGACGATGCGCTTAGTAGCGTAGATGCACGCACTCAAAACCGGATTGCCGCCAATCTTAAAACTCTAACTGCACAAGGACGTACTACTCTGCTGATTACGCAGCGTCTAACGCTGGTTAAAGACTCGGATTGGATTGTGGTGCTGGATGACGGACGGGTAGTAGAGCAGGGCAAACATGCCGAGCTAATTGAAAATGACGGGTTATATGCGCGGATGTATCGCCGCGAAATGACCTTGGGCGCGAATAATTTCCTAGATGATGACGCGCTGGCAGCTACCTTGCATGGTACGGATACCGCTGATGAAACCCCTGCGCCTGCTCTTCCCGGTAAAACCGCCGCAGATCGTGACCGCAAACTTCGCGAGGATAGCAAAGGCGGTAAACTTCTCAAGAAAAATGTTAAAAGCGAGGGTGATGAAATCCTGAGCGTGGATTATACAGGTGGTAGGCTCTCGCGCTTATTGCAGTATGCTTTCAAGTATAAAACACTGTTATTGTTAGCTACTCCGGTAATCATCGTGGGGTCTTTGCTGGAAGTGGTCGGTCCGTTGTTAAGCAAAACCGCTATCGATCAGTATATTGTCCCCGGCAAGCTACAGGGCTACGAAATCATCCTGTTGCTATTCATCCTTGCCACCGTAGCGGGTTTTGTAACGCGCTACCTACGCGCCTACTTGATGCAAAAAGTGGGGCAATTTGTGGTGCGCGACCTACGGGTGCAACTCTTTAAAAAATTGCTATCGCACTCGCTCGGCTTTTTCGATCGCTATCCGGCGGGCAGCCTGATTGGGCGTTTGACCAGCGATATGGACGCTATCAATGATCTGCTAGGGCTAGGGGCAGTGGCAATTGTTGCCGATGTAGTGGCGCTACTTGCTATTCTTATTACTATGTTCCTGCTAGATTGGCGCCTTGCGCTGGTCAGTTTGGCAGTAATGCCGATTTTATTCTTCGTTTCTTTTTTCTTTCGGGGAGTGATGCGCCGAGCGTGGCGCGACTCACGCCGTAAGTATTCAATATTGGTGGGCTATCTAGCAGAAAACTATGCCGGTATGCTAACGGTGCAACTATTTAACCGCCAACCTCTCAATTATGCCCGTTTCAGCGAATTAAACGATGATTATTACCAGAGCAACCGCTATATTGTATATGCCAACGGAATATTTCTGCCGCTGGTGGCTTTCCTATCTAACTTCGCCAGCGCGTTGCTCATTTTAGTAGGCGGTTGGTTATTTACGTCAGGTAGCACAGTGACTTTTGGCTTACTGGTAGCTTTCCTGCAATACACCGAACGCGCCTTCCAGCCCATTCGCGACCTTGCCGAGCGTTACACTTCGTTTCAGGCTGCCAGCACCAGTAGCGAGCGCATTTTCGGTCTGATGGATATGCCAAAAGAAGTGAACGACCCTGTCAACCCGCGCCCTTTGGTGGAAGATCAGCGTACTTTAGCGCAAGGTTTAGAGTTGCGCTTCGAGCATGTACTCTTTGGCTATAACCCTGAGTTCCCGGTAATAAAAGATATGTCTTTTACCATCAAGCCGGGCGAAAAAATAGCCATTGTCGGGGCAACCGGAGCAGGAAAAACCAGCATCGTGAGCTTGCTAGGGCGCAACTACGATATACAGCAGGGCAGCATTACCATCGGTGGCGTGGATATTCGTGAAGTAACGCAGGAAGATTTACGCCAATACCTCGCGCTGGTGCTACAAGACCCGGTGCTATTCAAGGGAACAATTGCTGAAAACATCAGGCTTGGAAACCCACATCTTACCGATGCTGAAATGCGACATATCGCCCATCAGGTTGGCGCAGATGCTTTTATAGATAGCCTTCCCGGTGGTTACGATTATGCCTTGCAGGAACGCGGTGCGAATATTTCGGCAGGGCAACGCCAATTGTTGAGTTTTGCCCGTGCCATTGCCTACAACCCGAACGCGATTTTGATTCTGGATGAAGCCACTTCTAGCGTTGATACCGAAAGCGAGGCGATTATTCAGGATGCGCTCAGGAAGTTGCTGGAAAAGCGCACTGCTCTGATTATCGCGCACCGCTTGAGTACGATTCGCGATGTTGACCGAGTGATTGTAGTCGAGCGGGGGCAGATTGCCGAAATGGGTACGCAAGAGGAATTGATTGAGAAACGGGGTATCTACTTTCAGCTTTACCGCAATCAGGTCGAACTGGTTGGTCAATAA